In Hwangdonia lutea, a single window of DNA contains:
- a CDS encoding Hsp20/alpha crystallin family protein: MSTLLKRRKRKRLSPFESRLLTPWNNNLLRPWRSRLFNPNLNYHSRFDDVFEDAFFAEDSLMPAMNVKEQNEGFEIEFAAPGYNKKDFEVTIEDDVLQVSAEKEMEDEQKEDDYSRKEFSYESFKRSMMLPPSVDLNQDVKASYKNGILKLKLLKRDDILDKETSKKVIEVL; the protein is encoded by the coding sequence ATGTCAACACTTTTAAAACGCAGAAAAAGAAAAAGATTATCGCCATTTGAGAGCAGATTATTAACGCCTTGGAACAATAATTTATTAAGACCTTGGAGAAGCAGGTTGTTTAACCCAAATTTAAATTATCATTCAAGATTTGACGATGTTTTTGAGGATGCATTTTTTGCTGAGGATAGTTTAATGCCAGCAATGAATGTAAAAGAACAAAATGAAGGTTTTGAAATTGAATTTGCAGCTCCCGGCTATAACAAAAAAGATTTTGAGGTGACTATTGAAGATGATGTGCTTCAGGTTAGCGCAGAAAAGGAAATGGAAGACGAGCAAAAAGAAGATGATTATTCTCGTAAAGAGTTTAGTTATGAATCCTTTAAAAGATCAATGATGCTTCCACCTTCCGTAGATTTGAACCAAGATGTAAAAGCATCTTACAAAAATGGGATTCTAAAATTGAAGCTATTAAAGCGAGACGATATATTGGACAAAGAAACTTCTAAAAAAGTTATTGAAGTGCTTTAG
- a CDS encoding efflux RND transporter periplasmic adaptor subunit, producing the protein MKHIIYKIFILSSIFTLFNCGQKSSQQIEMEFEENAMKNENIQVTQAQFEQRKMTLGNLEEKPFPTVVNVNGMIDVPPANRAVVSATMGGYIKTTPWLIGDKVRKGQVLVSIENPEFVAIQQQYMEINEQLTYLKAEYDRQVTMKAENITSQKSFLKAESDYKTAVATHTGLDKQLRMLNISPSKVRDGEICSVVNIHAPVSGSITKMNVTKGAYVSPATEILEIIDNKHIQLELSVYEKDIMKVKKGQHIDFKIPEISSENFKATVFLVGTSIQDNRTIKVHAQIENEAENTFLTGMFVEAAIVTESTSAKALPSESVIEVDGEHYVLVLNKKEGDSYYFSQEKVEVKESYDGYSKIENADSFAENTRFLTKGAFGLLGG; encoded by the coding sequence ATGAAACACATCATATATAAAATATTCATTCTAAGCTCGATTTTCACACTTTTTAATTGCGGACAAAAAAGTAGTCAGCAAATAGAAATGGAATTTGAAGAAAATGCCATGAAAAATGAAAATATTCAAGTTACACAAGCACAATTCGAACAACGTAAAATGACCTTGGGTAATCTTGAAGAAAAGCCGTTTCCAACAGTGGTGAATGTAAACGGAATGATTGATGTCCCGCCTGCAAATAGGGCAGTTGTAAGTGCTACCATGGGCGGTTATATTAAAACAACCCCATGGCTTATAGGCGATAAAGTGCGCAAAGGTCAAGTGTTGGTGAGCATTGAAAACCCGGAGTTTGTTGCAATACAGCAGCAATACATGGAAATTAACGAACAGCTAACGTATTTAAAGGCGGAATATGACAGACAGGTAACCATGAAAGCTGAAAATATAACCTCTCAAAAAAGTTTTCTTAAGGCGGAAAGTGATTATAAAACAGCCGTGGCGACACACACAGGATTAGATAAACAATTGCGAATGCTAAACATTTCGCCATCAAAGGTTCGTGACGGAGAAATATGTTCGGTTGTCAATATTCATGCACCTGTTTCGGGTAGTATAACCAAAATGAATGTTACAAAGGGCGCTTATGTTTCGCCGGCAACCGAGATTTTGGAAATTATAGATAACAAGCATATTCAATTGGAACTTTCGGTTTATGAAAAAGATATTATGAAAGTAAAAAAAGGGCAACACATCGACTTTAAAATTCCTGAAATTTCATCGGAAAACTTTAAGGCAACCGTATTTTTAGTGGGCACTAGCATTCAAGATAATAGAACGATTAAAGTACATGCCCAAATTGAAAATGAAGCAGAAAACACCTTTTTAACGGGCATGTTTGTGGAAGCCGCTATAGTGACGGAATCTACTTCCGCGAAAGCGCTACCAAGCGAATCGGTTATTGAAGTTGATGGTGAACATTATGTTTTAGTTTTGAATAAAAAAGAAGGCGACAGCTATTATTTTAGTCAGGAAAAAGTTGAGGTTAAAGAAAGTTATGATGGGTATTCAAAAATAGAAAACGCAGATAGTTTTGCTGAAAACACAAGGTTTTTAACCAAAGGTGCATTTGGTTTATTAGGTGGATAA
- a CDS encoding ATP cone domain-containing protein gives MKSTSIEIIKSSGEKAKFSLEKLEASLKRTGADHQTVNQIVHKVTDELYQGISTKEIYNRAFSLLKKKKSHFASKYKLKKAIYELGPTGFPFERFISAILQYSGYKTEVGKILQGKCVTHEIDVIAQKNNKTTVIECKFHNEEGLNCNVKIPLYINSRYNDIKAHWSANDKTKTTLTKGWVVTNTRFTTDAIQYGNCINLYLLSWDYPKNDGLKDRIDRLGLYPVTVSTLLTKREKQFLLSRDVVLCRTLIGDAFYLDHLGVSETRKEKILNEIKMLCNH, from the coding sequence ATGAAATCAACTTCAATAGAAATCATTAAATCATCTGGTGAAAAAGCAAAGTTTTCATTGGAAAAGTTGGAAGCATCGTTAAAACGTACGGGTGCAGATCATCAAACCGTCAATCAAATAGTCCATAAGGTTACAGACGAGCTTTACCAAGGCATTTCAACAAAAGAAATCTATAACAGGGCGTTTTCATTATTAAAAAAAAAGAAAAGCCACTTTGCATCAAAATATAAACTTAAAAAGGCCATTTACGAGTTGGGGCCAACGGGTTTTCCGTTTGAGCGTTTTATAAGTGCCATTTTGCAATATTCTGGTTATAAAACCGAAGTTGGTAAAATATTACAAGGCAAATGCGTAACGCACGAAATTGATGTTATAGCGCAAAAAAATAATAAAACCACGGTAATAGAATGTAAGTTCCATAATGAAGAAGGGCTTAATTGCAATGTAAAAATTCCGCTTTATATAAACTCTCGCTATAATGATATAAAAGCCCATTGGAGCGCCAACGATAAAACTAAAACCACACTCACAAAGGGTTGGGTGGTAACCAACACGCGTTTTACAACAGATGCGATACAGTACGGAAATTGCATTAATTTATACTTACTGAGTTGGGATTACCCCAAAAATGATGGCTTAAAAGATAGAATAGACCGATTGGGATTATACCCCGTTACAGTGTCAACATTGCTAACCAAAAGGGAAAAACAGTTTTTGTTGAGTAGGGATGTGGTGCTGTGCAGAACCTTAATTGGCGATGCGTTTTATTTGGACCATTTAGGGGTTTCTGAAACGCGCAAAGAAAAAATATTGAATGAAATAAAAATGCTTTGTAATCATTAA
- a CDS encoding YgaP family membrane protein, with amino-acid sequence MLNTYFRVIVGFMVLLSVVLTQYVHQNWLWFTVFIGVNLIQSAFTKWCLLETILMKLGIKKGPASCSVPNSKEA; translated from the coding sequence ATGTTAAATACATATTTTAGAGTTATCGTAGGTTTTATGGTGCTATTAAGCGTTGTACTAACGCAGTACGTACACCAAAATTGGTTATGGTTTACCGTATTTATTGGCGTGAATTTAATTCAGTCTGCTTTTACAAAATGGTGTTTGTTGGAAACTATTCTTATGAAATTAGGAATTAAAAAAGGGCCTGCAAGTTGTTCTGTACCAAATTCGAAAGAAGCTTAG
- a CDS encoding universal stress protein, with protein MKRHILLPTDFSDNSWSAIVYALKLYANEPCTFYFLNSVAIKVSKLSNLSNKLSTIMREDAKTELKDLKALAETSTTNTNHDFLTILSSEDLISAIKNAVKKWQIDVIVMGTKGATGAKEFFFGSNTMRVINSFRNCPVLIVPEEFDFVTPKQIAFPTDYNRFYGKAEIEPLTKLADLHDSKIRIVHINEKEELSDIQEYNLMILQSHLNNYDYSLHWMPKYDKKTAEINDFIEELNIDMLAMVNYKQSFIEKIVNEPIIKKIGFKPNIPFLVIPE; from the coding sequence ATGAAACGCCATATTTTACTTCCCACCGATTTTTCAGATAATTCATGGAGTGCCATAGTTTACGCCTTGAAACTATACGCCAACGAACCCTGTACGTTTTATTTTTTAAACTCCGTGGCCATTAAGGTTTCTAAGCTATCCAATCTTTCAAACAAATTATCGACAATTATGCGAGAAGACGCCAAGACCGAGTTAAAGGACTTAAAGGCATTGGCCGAAACCAGTACAACCAACACAAATCATGATTTTTTAACCATTCTAAGTTCAGAAGATTTAATATCCGCTATAAAAAATGCGGTTAAAAAATGGCAAATCGATGTTATAGTTATGGGAACCAAAGGCGCCACGGGTGCAAAAGAGTTTTTCTTTGGCAGCAATACCATGCGCGTTATTAATAGCTTTAGAAATTGCCCTGTTTTAATTGTGCCGGAAGAATTCGATTTTGTCACACCCAAACAAATTGCTTTTCCAACAGATTACAACCGCTTTTACGGAAAGGCTGAAATTGAGCCGTTAACAAAACTAGCAGATTTACACGACTCTAAAATTAGAATTGTGCACATCAATGAGAAAGAAGAACTCAGCGATATTCAAGAATATAACCTGATGATTTTACAAAGCCATTTAAACAATTATGATTACAGTTTACACTGGATGCCTAAGTATGATAAAAAAACGGCAGAAATCAATGATTTTATTGAAGAACTGAATATTGACATGCTGGCCATGGTAAATTATAAACAGAGTTTTATAGAAAAAATAGTAAACGAGCCTATTATAAAGAAAATAGGATTTAAACCCAACATACCATTTTTGGTTATACCGGAATAA
- a CDS encoding CusA/CzcA family heavy metal efflux RND transporter: MLSHIINFSIKNKFIVLLFTSFIVGFGLYSLSQIPIGAVPDVTNNQVQVITTSRNLSTEDMEQFITYPVELEMANLPGVVEIRSISRFGLSVVTIVFEDDMGTYLPRQLIAEKIKSASEKIPEGFGTPEMGPITSGLGEIYQYILDVKPEYKDQYDAEDLRTIQDWIVKRQLSGIPGVVEVNTWGGFLKQYEVAINTEKLNAMNITAREVFTALQMNNSVSGGGYIEKVNQAFFIRGEGLISSLDDIKNIVVNNKDGNPIYIKDVAKVGFGSATRFGAITGNGEGEKVLGQVMMLKDANSKKVIEAVKERVAEISKSLPEGVYINAFLDRSELIAKTTYTVTENLILGCLIVVFVVVLLLGNLRSGLVVASVIPLCLLFALSLMYLFGVDANLMSLGAIDFGIIIDGAVIIVEFIAFKITKQKVGINALAKTEQQALKDKITFSGASKMMRSAIFGQLIILIVFIPILSLSGVEGKMFKPMALTFSFALIGAMILCFTYVPVVASMFLKPSNATDKNISVRLMKWVNKMYEPIIHWALQSKKLVLGVAVALLAMSIYLYATMGGEFVPTLDEGDFVIQPVLKTGTSLSNTVEITTEIEKILLGFPEVKQVVTRIGAAEVPTDPMSMEESDVIIILNPKGEWTTATSKDELADKFKEALAVIPGMEVEFTQPIEMRFNELITGVRADIAIKIFGDDLEILAKKGSAIGALIQNVPGAADISVEKIAGLPEMSVEYNRSKIARYGLNIQELNDMIAMGFAGKSAGSVFEGERRFDLVVRLEKAKRKDIDNLKNLYVDLPSGGKIPLNELATISYKKGAAQISRDDTRRRIVVGINVRNRDLQSVADDVRALINENIKLPAGYSITYGGQFENLQSAKSRLMVAVPVALILIFLLLYFAFKSVKEALMIYSAIPLAAVGGVLLLWIRDMPFSISAGVGFIALFGIAVLNGIVLIEHFKELKHQGFENMEALIKQGTKDRLRAVLLTASAAALGFLPMAISTNVGAEVQRPLATVVIGGLITATLLTLIVLPVLYAYLNTPKEKKNGAKKSTVAGLSVMALLFSMSAMAQQEPKTLNELMPLAIEHNEGLNANRLQTEQFEALINSAFSFDKTQIFYEFDENNLAENNEPMQIFGIQQDFKFPTVYFSEKKVNQARYNITSSRYDIEEKGIKRKVTAAYYAYQIAREKERVFKRLDSLYTNFSEIAARRFELGETNYLEKITAASKQKQINLKYTQAQKEVMSAYANVLKVVQIDEAIVIAREPSLKVQVDFLNINDSAELAYYKNRTLLLQAERRFEKQKLLPDISLNYFQGSNSELKGNLYGYQLGVKIPIFFGGQASRIKAAKIAEDVAISESNEYQIQLHSKFNVLELALSQHQEALYYYENEGETLSEEILKTAHSSFKNGEIDFYQYIQSLESAYDIKLNYLDKLNAYNQTVIAINYLTL; the protein is encoded by the coding sequence ATGCTTTCACATATCATTAATTTCAGTATAAAAAACAAGTTTATAGTCCTTCTTTTTACGTCCTTTATCGTAGGATTTGGGCTGTACTCATTATCACAAATCCCCATTGGCGCCGTACCCGATGTTACTAATAATCAGGTTCAGGTTATTACCACGTCGCGCAACCTTTCTACGGAAGATATGGAGCAGTTTATTACCTATCCCGTCGAGCTGGAAATGGCCAATTTGCCGGGTGTTGTCGAGATTCGCTCTATTTCAAGATTTGGTTTATCGGTTGTCACCATCGTTTTTGAAGACGATATGGGCACCTATTTACCCAGACAACTGATCGCCGAAAAAATAAAATCGGCATCCGAGAAAATCCCTGAAGGTTTTGGAACCCCCGAAATGGGACCTATTACCTCGGGGCTTGGAGAAATCTATCAATATATTCTTGATGTAAAGCCCGAATATAAAGACCAATATGATGCCGAAGATTTAAGAACCATTCAAGATTGGATTGTAAAACGCCAGCTATCTGGAATTCCGGGTGTGGTTGAGGTGAATACTTGGGGCGGATTTTTAAAACAATACGAAGTGGCCATTAATACCGAAAAGCTAAATGCGATGAATATCACGGCGCGCGAAGTTTTTACGGCATTACAAATGAATAATAGTGTTTCTGGCGGAGGTTATATTGAAAAGGTGAATCAAGCCTTTTTTATACGTGGCGAAGGGTTGATCTCATCGTTAGACGATATTAAAAATATAGTTGTAAACAACAAAGATGGGAATCCTATTTACATAAAAGATGTGGCTAAAGTAGGTTTTGGCAGTGCCACCCGATTTGGTGCGATTACGGGAAATGGCGAAGGTGAAAAGGTGTTGGGACAAGTTATGATGCTTAAAGATGCCAACTCCAAAAAAGTAATTGAAGCGGTAAAAGAACGTGTTGCCGAAATCTCAAAATCTTTACCGGAAGGCGTATATATCAATGCCTTTCTTGATAGAAGTGAACTTATTGCCAAAACAACTTACACGGTAACCGAAAACTTAATTTTGGGCTGTTTAATTGTTGTCTTTGTTGTGGTATTGCTGTTGGGCAATCTACGCTCCGGACTGGTTGTAGCCTCGGTAATTCCACTGTGTTTGCTTTTTGCATTGTCCTTAATGTATTTATTTGGCGTTGATGCGAATTTGATGAGTTTGGGTGCTATAGATTTCGGAATAATAATCGATGGCGCCGTAATTATCGTAGAGTTTATCGCTTTTAAAATTACAAAACAGAAAGTTGGAATTAATGCTTTGGCAAAAACAGAACAACAAGCATTAAAAGATAAAATCACGTTTTCCGGAGCTTCAAAAATGATGAGATCAGCCATCTTCGGGCAGCTCATTATTCTTATAGTATTCATCCCAATTTTATCATTGAGTGGGGTAGAAGGGAAGATGTTTAAACCCATGGCATTAACGTTTAGTTTTGCCCTTATTGGCGCCATGATTTTGTGTTTTACTTATGTTCCCGTAGTGGCATCTATGTTTTTAAAACCATCGAATGCTACCGATAAAAACATCTCTGTAAGATTAATGAAATGGGTGAATAAAATGTACGAGCCCATTATTCATTGGGCTTTACAAAGTAAAAAACTGGTGCTTGGTGTTGCTGTTGCGCTTTTGGCAATGTCTATATATTTATATGCAACCATGGGTGGCGAATTTGTACCCACTTTGGATGAAGGTGATTTTGTAATTCAACCCGTGTTAAAAACAGGAACCTCCTTAAGTAACACCGTGGAAATTACGACCGAAATTGAAAAAATACTTTTGGGGTTTCCAGAAGTCAAGCAGGTGGTTACGCGTATTGGGGCAGCCGAGGTACCTACAGACCCCATGTCTATGGAGGAAAGCGATGTGATTATTATACTAAATCCCAAAGGCGAATGGACCACGGCGACCTCAAAAGATGAGTTGGCAGACAAGTTTAAAGAAGCTCTGGCCGTTATTCCGGGCATGGAAGTGGAGTTTACACAACCTATCGAAATGCGTTTTAACGAGCTTATCACAGGCGTACGGGCGGATATTGCTATTAAGATTTTTGGCGACGATTTAGAGATTTTAGCCAAAAAAGGAAGTGCCATTGGTGCTTTAATACAAAACGTACCCGGTGCTGCAGATATTTCTGTTGAGAAAATCGCAGGATTGCCAGAGATGAGCGTGGAATACAACCGATCTAAAATTGCGAGATACGGACTTAATATTCAGGAGTTGAATGATATGATTGCCATGGGATTCGCAGGAAAATCTGCGGGAAGTGTTTTTGAAGGAGAAAGACGATTTGATTTGGTCGTGAGATTAGAGAAAGCAAAACGCAAGGATATTGACAATTTAAAAAACCTGTATGTCGATTTACCTTCGGGCGGAAAAATCCCGTTAAACGAATTGGCAACCATCAGTTATAAAAAAGGCGCTGCACAAATTTCGCGCGATGATACCCGACGCAGAATAGTTGTTGGCATAAATGTTCGTAACCGCGATTTACAATCTGTAGCAGACGATGTGCGAGCCTTGATAAACGAAAACATAAAGCTGCCTGCGGGTTATTCCATTACTTACGGTGGCCAGTTTGAGAATTTGCAAAGTGCCAAATCGCGATTAATGGTTGCCGTACCCGTGGCACTCATTTTAATATTTCTGTTATTGTATTTTGCCTTTAAATCTGTTAAGGAAGCCTTAATGATTTATTCGGCCATTCCGCTCGCAGCCGTTGGAGGCGTGTTGTTGTTATGGATTCGAGACATGCCTTTTAGTATATCGGCGGGTGTTGGTTTTATCGCGCTTTTTGGTATTGCCGTACTTAATGGCATTGTTTTGATTGAACATTTTAAAGAACTAAAACATCAAGGATTTGAGAATATGGAAGCTTTAATAAAACAAGGTACAAAAGACAGGTTGCGCGCTGTATTGTTAACAGCATCGGCAGCCGCCTTGGGTTTTTTACCCATGGCAATTTCAACCAATGTAGGTGCCGAAGTACAGCGCCCATTGGCAACGGTTGTTATTGGTGGCTTAATAACGGCTACATTGTTAACTTTAATCGTTTTGCCGGTGTTATATGCATACCTCAATACACCAAAAGAAAAGAAAAATGGAGCCAAAAAAAGCACCGTAGCGGGCTTGAGTGTTATGGCCTTGTTATTCTCAATGTCGGCAATGGCGCAACAAGAACCTAAAACCTTAAATGAATTAATGCCTTTGGCTATTGAGCACAATGAAGGATTAAATGCAAACCGCCTCCAAACGGAACAATTTGAAGCATTGATAAATTCGGCTTTTAGTTTCGATAAAACACAAATTTTTTATGAGTTTGATGAAAATAATTTGGCAGAAAACAATGAGCCTATGCAGATTTTTGGCATCCAACAAGATTTTAAATTTCCAACGGTTTATTTTTCTGAAAAGAAAGTGAATCAAGCGCGTTATAATATAACGTCTAGCCGTTATGATATTGAAGAAAAGGGCATAAAACGGAAGGTAACCGCAGCTTATTATGCGTATCAAATCGCTAGGGAAAAAGAACGTGTTTTTAAAAGGTTAGACAGCCTGTACACTAACTTTTCTGAAATTGCGGCACGACGGTTCGAATTGGGCGAAACCAATTATTTGGAGAAAATTACAGCAGCTTCCAAGCAAAAACAAATTAATCTTAAATACACACAAGCACAAAAAGAGGTCATGTCCGCTTATGCTAACGTGCTAAAGGTTGTTCAAATTGACGAAGCTATTGTTATTGCGAGAGAGCCTTCACTTAAAGTTCAGGTGGATTTTTTAAACATTAACGATAGTGCAGAATTGGCATACTATAAAAATAGGACCCTATTGCTTCAGGCCGAACGCCGTTTTGAAAAACAAAAACTACTGCCCGACATCAGTCTTAATTATTTTCAGGGTTCAAATTCCGAATTAAAAGGAAATCTTTACGGATATCAATTGGGTGTTAAAATTCCGATTTTTTTCGGAGGACAAGCATCTCGAATTAAAGCGGCTAAAATTGCTGAAGATGTGGCGATATCGGAATCTAACGAGTATCAAATTCAGCTTCATTCAAAATTTAATGTGCTTGAGTTAGCCTTATCCCAACACCAAGAAGCCTTGTATTATTATGAAAATGAAGGTGAAACACTTTCAGAAGAAATTCTAAAAACAGCCCATAGTAGTTTTAAAAATGGTGAAATCGATTTCTATCAATACATCCAAAGTCTGGAAAGTGCTTACGATATAAAATTGAATTATCTGGACAAACTCAATGCGTACAACCAAACCGTTATTGCCATTAATTACCTAACCTTATAA
- a CDS encoding MBL fold metallo-hydrolase — translation MGKFVKIHFLGAVGVVTGSKFLLETSEKNILIDCGMFQGVKELRELNWSHLPIHVETIDLVLLTHGHLDHVGYLPRLIKQGFAGKIIGTAPTLAIAEIILKDSAKIHEEEAKKANQEKYTKHQPALPFYTKLEAEKTITQFQVEMPNKWITLSGNISYRFKYNGHIIGATFIELDINGKRFVFSGDIGRTNDYLLDSPKKPEWADFLFVESTYGNKWHPKENIEALLSKLIKETNHKKGNLIIPSFAVERLQTLMFLLWKLYKENKIPNIPIFVDSPMGNNVLDVFKRFPKWHKLSMEEYNAMCKHVNIIQSYKETWETIDDKRSKIIIAGSGMVTGGRVLTYLQQLIDESSTTVLLVGYQAEGTRGRQLQDGAHEIRFFGKYYPVKATIACVESLSAHADQSELIHWMGNIKNIPETVFLIHGEPTALDAFRAKIQDTYGWQVKIPKLTDVEKVRL, via the coding sequence ATGGGTAAATTTGTTAAAATCCATTTTTTAGGAGCGGTCGGAGTGGTAACGGGTTCAAAATTTCTTTTAGAAACCTCAGAAAAAAACATTTTGATTGATTGCGGCATGTTTCAGGGCGTAAAAGAATTACGGGAACTTAATTGGAGCCATTTACCCATTCATGTGGAAACCATTGATTTGGTATTGCTTACACATGGCCATTTGGATCATGTTGGATATTTGCCACGACTCATAAAACAGGGCTTTGCAGGTAAAATTATAGGCACCGCGCCTACATTGGCAATAGCCGAAATTATATTAAAAGACAGTGCTAAAATTCACGAAGAGGAAGCCAAAAAAGCAAATCAGGAAAAATACACCAAACACCAACCGGCCTTACCTTTTTACACCAAGCTTGAAGCAGAAAAAACCATAACGCAATTTCAGGTTGAAATGCCCAATAAATGGATAACACTATCAGGAAATATATCGTATCGTTTTAAGTACAATGGGCACATTATTGGCGCTACTTTTATCGAATTGGATATTAACGGAAAACGGTTCGTATTCTCGGGCGATATTGGCAGAACAAACGATTATTTGTTAGATAGCCCAAAAAAACCAGAATGGGCAGACTTTTTATTTGTTGAAAGTACTTATGGCAATAAATGGCATCCAAAGGAAAATATTGAAGCGCTTTTATCAAAACTCATCAAAGAAACCAATCATAAAAAAGGAAATTTAATCATCCCAAGTTTTGCCGTAGAACGCTTGCAAACACTCATGTTTTTACTTTGGAAACTCTACAAGGAAAACAAAATACCCAACATTCCCATTTTTGTAGACAGCCCCATGGGTAATAATGTTTTAGACGTTTTTAAGCGATTTCCAAAATGGCACAAATTATCAATGGAAGAATATAACGCCATGTGCAAGCATGTAAATATTATTCAATCTTATAAAGAAACCTGGGAAACTATTGACGATAAACGCTCTAAAATAATTATTGCAGGAAGCGGTATGGTAACAGGCGGTAGGGTGCTTACCTATTTGCAACAACTTATAGACGAGTCTTCAACAACCGTACTGTTGGTAGGTTATCAAGCCGAAGGAACCCGAGGCAGGCAATTGCAAGACGGGGCACACGAAATACGTTTTTTTGGCAAATATTACCCCGTAAAAGCAACTATAGCATGTGTTGAAAGTCTGTCGGCACATGCCGATCAATCGGAGTTAATACATTGGATGGGTAACATAAAAAACATTCCGGAAACCGTATTTTTAATTCACGGCGAACCAACTGCCTTGGATGCATTTCGGGCAAAAATACAAGATACCTATGGTTGGCAGGTTAAAATACCAAAACTCACTGATGTTGAAAAAGTAAGGCTATAA